A genomic window from Pseudomonadales bacterium includes:
- a CDS encoding Zn-dependent alcohol dehydrogenase yields MKAAVFRGPNRPMTIEDVDLDAPQPREIRVRTHFAGICHSDLHFVEGIFPFRVPAVLGHESAGIVEEVGADVEYVKPGDHVITCLSVFCGHCNHCLSGHPNRCGGRATARRSGERPRLSINGEPVAQFAHLSSYAEEMLVHENAVVKIRDDMPLDRAALIGCGVTTGAGAVLRTAAVEAGSTVAVIGCGGVGLSAINGAAIAGAGRIIAVDRVPSKLELARQFGATDTVNASDGDPVEQVVALTGGGVDYSFEAIGLKITCEQAWRMLAIGGTATVIGMVPADQAIEIRGMDLLQEKKLQGSMMGSNRFRIDMPRYVDFYLSGKLMLDPLISRRISLEKINDGMEALKTGEVARQVIAF; encoded by the coding sequence ATGAAGGCTGCCGTGTTCCGAGGCCCAAATAGGCCCATGACCATAGAAGACGTGGACCTTGACGCTCCACAGCCCAGAGAGATCCGGGTTCGCACGCACTTTGCCGGCATCTGCCACAGCGATCTGCATTTCGTGGAGGGCATTTTTCCGTTCCGGGTGCCGGCGGTGCTCGGACACGAATCCGCGGGCATCGTCGAGGAGGTGGGGGCCGACGTCGAGTACGTGAAGCCAGGCGATCATGTGATCACTTGCCTTTCGGTGTTCTGCGGACATTGCAATCACTGCCTTTCCGGCCATCCGAACCGGTGCGGAGGACGGGCCACGGCCCGCAGGTCCGGGGAAAGGCCGCGCCTGTCCATCAACGGCGAGCCGGTCGCGCAGTTCGCGCACCTGTCGTCGTACGCCGAAGAGATGCTGGTGCACGAGAACGCGGTGGTGAAAATACGCGACGACATGCCGCTCGACCGGGCCGCGCTCATCGGTTGCGGGGTGACCACGGGCGCTGGCGCAGTCTTGCGCACCGCCGCTGTCGAGGCAGGCTCTACAGTGGCCGTGATCGGCTGCGGCGGCGTGGGCCTGAGTGCGATCAACGGCGCGGCCATTGCCGGGGCGGGACGCATCATCGCCGTGGACCGGGTGCCATCGAAGCTCGAGCTAGCACGGCAGTTCGGCGCCACCGACACGGTGAACGCGAGCGACGGCGATCCGGTCGAGCAGGTCGTGGCGCTGACCGGAGGCGGCGTCGATTACTCGTTCGAGGCCATTGGCCTCAAAATAACCTGCGAACAGGCTTGGCGCATGCTGGCCATCGGAGGGACGGCCACGGTAATTGGCATGGTGCCTGCTGATCAGGCGATCGAGATCCGCGGTATGGATCTGCTGCAGGAGAAGAAGCTGCAGGGCTCCATGATGGGTTCCAACCGCTTCCGCATCGACATGCCGCGATACGTCGATTTCTACCTGTCCGGAAAGCTGATGCTCGATCCGCTCATCTCGCGACGCATTTCGCTGGAGAAGATCAACGACGGCATGGAAGCCCTCAAGACCGGGGAGGTCGCGCGGCAGGTCATCGCCTTCTGA
- a CDS encoding SDR family oxidoreductase, whose product MTYTSIFAPGLFRDHRILVTGGGSGIERCIAHELCALGAQVLVAGRTQAKLEAVQAEIRADGGMADTAICDVRDAAVVDRVVRNWAANGPIHGLVNCAGGQFPALLAEMSANGFEAVIRNNLLSMYLVSTAVYRQSMRHHGGVIVNITAGEAGGMPLMGHSGAARAGVHNLTATAAVEWAADGVRVNAVAPGYVASSGFDTYTDERMLRALHAFPGVTPVGRLGTEAEISAAVAFLLSPAARFVTGQVWRVDGGAGLTTNNPMFPLQSPPAQPAFEGFHRAHTPSVLAGGPATTDAPEESDS is encoded by the coding sequence TTGACCTATACCTCGATCTTCGCGCCGGGGCTCTTTCGCGACCACCGCATTCTGGTGACGGGGGGCGGTTCCGGCATCGAGCGGTGCATCGCCCACGAGCTGTGCGCGCTGGGCGCACAGGTGCTCGTTGCCGGGCGCACCCAGGCCAAGCTCGAGGCCGTGCAAGCCGAAATCCGGGCGGACGGCGGTATGGCCGACACGGCCATCTGTGACGTCCGTGATGCCGCCGTCGTAGACCGCGTGGTGCGGAACTGGGCTGCGAACGGGCCGATCCACGGGCTGGTAAACTGTGCGGGCGGTCAGTTCCCCGCCCTGCTCGCCGAAATGTCCGCCAACGGCTTCGAGGCGGTGATCCGCAACAACCTGCTGTCGATGTATCTCGTCTCCACTGCCGTGTACCGGCAGAGCATGCGTCACCACGGCGGCGTCATCGTAAACATCACTGCCGGGGAAGCCGGCGGCATGCCGCTGATGGGCCACAGCGGCGCAGCGCGCGCGGGCGTACACAACCTCACGGCCACAGCGGCGGTGGAGTGGGCCGCCGACGGCGTGCGCGTCAACGCCGTAGCGCCCGGCTACGTGGCCTCGAGTGGCTTCGATACCTACACTGACGAGCGGATGCTCCGGGCCCTGCACGCGTTTCCTGGGGTGACGCCTGTCGGGCGCCTCGGCACCGAGGCGGAGATCAGCGCCGCCGTCGCCTTTCTGCTGAGCCCGGCCGCTCGCTTCGTCACGGGCCAGGTGTGGCGCGTGGATGGCGGCGCCGGTCTCACCACCAACAACCCCATGTTTCCCCTGCAGAGCCCGCCGGCACAGCCGGCTTTCGAAGGCTTCCACCGCGCACACACGCCTTCGGTGCTCGCCGGCGGACCTGCAACGACCGATGCACCCGAGGAGTCGGACTCATGA
- a CDS encoding CaiB/BaiF CoA-transferase family protein, producing the protein MTLLKDITVLDLTRVVAGPACTRTLADLGAEVLKIEPPKGDLMRRGVPNRGGVAVGYAQQNAGKRHLCVDLTQETGQALVRRLADQCDIVVENYRPGVAARLGLGYELLRQSNPALIYCSISGYGQEGRASRRRAHAPIIHAEVGLIELNARERDTPPLPEAVSHADFAGSAQATAGILAALVQRLQTGQGQHVDVSMAETMLAMNEWTAVEVNGGIGDEISPFRPGKAALLRTADGAWVQLPGNPLTGVFAIARALGREQALAERGWHGFEDTRDKTAEVHALLQSWAAEFATVTKFEAALDKARVPLGQVRSLAEVAEQPWAVERRAFVELNLQGTPVKLPRSPFRFAGHDVGPRHAGARRGADNAAVLTEKLGLSEDEIERLRTSGVLCAEEDER; encoded by the coding sequence ATGACGCTGCTTAAAGACATCACGGTGCTGGATCTGACCCGCGTGGTGGCAGGCCCGGCCTGCACCCGCACTCTGGCCGATCTCGGCGCAGAGGTGCTGAAGATCGAGCCGCCGAAAGGCGATCTCATGCGCCGCGGGGTTCCTAACCGCGGCGGCGTGGCGGTCGGCTACGCGCAGCAGAACGCCGGGAAGCGGCATCTGTGCGTCGACCTGACCCAGGAGACCGGGCAAGCCCTGGTGCGGCGGCTGGCCGATCAATGCGACATCGTGGTCGAGAACTACCGGCCGGGTGTGGCCGCGCGCCTCGGACTCGGCTACGAGCTGCTCCGCCAGTCCAATCCGGCGCTGATCTATTGCTCCATCTCCGGCTACGGCCAAGAGGGCAGGGCATCCAGGCGCCGGGCCCACGCGCCGATCATTCACGCCGAGGTGGGGCTAATCGAGCTCAACGCCAGGGAGCGCGACACCCCGCCGCTGCCGGAAGCCGTTTCCCATGCCGACTTCGCCGGCTCCGCCCAGGCCACCGCAGGGATTCTGGCTGCCCTGGTGCAGCGTCTGCAGACGGGCCAGGGGCAGCACGTCGACGTGTCCATGGCCGAGACGATGCTGGCCATGAACGAGTGGACCGCGGTGGAAGTCAACGGCGGCATCGGTGACGAGATCAGCCCGTTCCGCCCCGGCAAAGCGGCCCTGCTTCGCACCGCCGATGGCGCATGGGTCCAGTTGCCCGGCAATCCGTTGACGGGCGTGTTCGCCATCGCCAGGGCACTGGGGCGGGAGCAGGCGCTTGCGGAGCGCGGTTGGCACGGCTTCGAGGATACCCGCGACAAAACCGCCGAGGTCCACGCGCTGCTGCAATCGTGGGCCGCGGAATTCGCCACGGTAACCAAGTTTGAGGCCGCACTCGACAAGGCTCGGGTGCCGCTGGGCCAGGTGCGCAGTCTCGCCGAGGTCGCCGAGCAACCCTGGGCCGTCGAGCGCCGGGCGTTCGTGGAGTTGAACCTCCAGGGCACCCCAGTGAAGCTGCCGCGATCGCCCTTTCGCTTCGCCGGCCACGACGTCGGCCCGCGACATGCAGGCGCGCGGCGCGGCGCCGACAATGCCGCCGTGCTGACCGAAAAGCTCGGGCTCAGCGAGGACGAGATCGAACGGCTGAGGACAAGCGGCGTGCTCTGCGCCGAGGAAGACGAACGATGA
- a CDS encoding TIGR03619 family F420-dependent LLM class oxidoreductase, whose translation MSDQDLQFGVMSGFPDPESARVTVEEAERLGFDSLWVGDHVAFPVPILDSLAQLALAAAFARRLTLGTCVYLLPLRHPTLVAKQTATLDRMLSGRFALGVGVGGEFPNEYAACGVPLHQRGARLTEGIDVLKALWSAEPVTRSGRFYPLDDVRMLPPPTSSGGPPVWCGGRAPAALERAGRLGDGYVSYAVDPQRFSASLTTIRRAAAAAGRSLDAFTPAHMLFLRLDERFEDSHRTATEHLSRRYAMDFSKAARRYGALGPAADVAETIHRYREAGVRHLILDLVGPAADRHEQLHRFSHEVMPLLKT comes from the coding sequence ATGAGCGATCAGGATCTGCAGTTCGGGGTGATGAGCGGCTTTCCGGATCCGGAGTCGGCCCGGGTCACCGTGGAGGAGGCGGAACGGCTGGGCTTCGATTCCCTCTGGGTGGGCGATCACGTGGCCTTTCCGGTGCCGATTCTCGACTCCCTCGCCCAGCTCGCCCTCGCCGCCGCCTTCGCGCGCCGTCTCACCCTCGGCACCTGCGTTTACCTCCTGCCCCTGCGCCACCCCACCCTGGTGGCCAAGCAGACCGCCACGCTCGACCGCATGCTCTCGGGCCGGTTCGCTCTCGGTGTCGGGGTGGGAGGGGAGTTTCCCAACGAATACGCCGCATGCGGCGTACCGCTGCATCAGCGGGGCGCTCGACTGACGGAAGGTATCGACGTGCTGAAGGCGCTGTGGAGTGCCGAGCCAGTCACCCGAAGCGGCCGCTTCTACCCGCTGGACGACGTCCGCATGCTGCCGCCCCCGACGTCATCAGGCGGGCCGCCGGTCTGGTGCGGCGGACGAGCCCCGGCGGCGCTCGAGCGGGCGGGCCGGCTGGGCGACGGCTATGTCTCTTACGCCGTCGATCCGCAGCGCTTCTCCGCCTCCCTGACGACGATCCGCCGCGCCGCCGCCGCGGCGGGCCGCAGCCTCGACGCCTTTACGCCGGCCCACATGCTATTCCTGCGCCTCGACGAGCGCTTCGAGGATTCGCACCGGACGGCAACGGAGCACCTGAGCCGCCGCTACGCCATGGATTTTTCCAAGGCCGCTCGACGCTATGGCGCGCTCGGTCCGGCCGCGGACGTCGCCGAAACGATCCACCGCTACCGGGAGGCCGGCGTCCGGCACTTGATTCTCGATCTGGTCGGGCCCGCGGCCGATCGCCACGAGCAACTCCATCGATTCAGCCACGAGGTGATGCCCCTACTGAAAACCTGA
- a CDS encoding amidohydrolase family protein, translating to MEYSRVSADCHIDLCWLPPTLFTDEATPAMKSRMPYVASGSKGDYWTTPSGANLGLKNGVGPTGAPYVPGQHARVDRMAETGLYRDGEQDIRRVSDPHLRVRDMDLDGVHAEVLYGILGAASRLGDTEAVNEMLRIYNDWLVEFCSHYPERHIGLACLPYGDIDAAVREAYRVADLGLKGLELSCSWDMQPMLHPCWEPLWQAVHEVDLPLHFHTFPNVSPDAMRAIPAERRRAMFFSVVSGFQMNLINILSALMAANVFERYPNVRVAFGESGCGWIPYALERMDFEWEDRFQDLGLEMRPSDYWRRQCKATFQFDIVGSKLIDDMGVNTLMWGSDYPHGDGVWPESDRYIREQFAHLPAADVHRITCANAVEFYRLS from the coding sequence ATGGAGTACTCGCGCGTCTCTGCCGACTGTCACATCGACCTCTGCTGGCTGCCGCCGACTCTATTCACGGACGAGGCGACGCCGGCGATGAAAAGCCGCATGCCCTATGTCGCGTCCGGTTCCAAGGGTGACTACTGGACGACGCCGAGCGGCGCCAATCTCGGGCTCAAGAACGGGGTGGGGCCTACGGGAGCGCCCTATGTGCCCGGCCAGCATGCGCGTGTCGACCGGATGGCCGAAACCGGTCTCTACCGCGACGGCGAACAGGACATCCGCCGGGTCTCCGATCCCCACCTGCGGGTTCGTGACATGGACCTCGACGGGGTCCATGCCGAGGTGCTGTACGGCATTCTCGGCGCGGCCAGCCGGCTGGGAGACACCGAGGCCGTCAACGAGATGCTGCGAATCTACAACGACTGGCTGGTGGAGTTCTGCAGCCATTATCCCGAGCGCCACATCGGCCTGGCCTGCCTGCCGTACGGCGACATCGACGCGGCGGTGAGAGAGGCCTACCGGGTAGCCGATCTCGGATTGAAAGGCCTCGAGTTGTCCTGCTCGTGGGACATGCAGCCCATGCTGCACCCCTGCTGGGAGCCCTTATGGCAAGCCGTCCACGAGGTGGACCTGCCGCTGCACTTCCACACGTTCCCGAACGTGTCTCCGGACGCCATGCGCGCCATCCCCGCCGAGCGGCGGCGGGCGATGTTCTTCAGCGTAGTATCCGGGTTTCAGATGAACCTGATCAACATTCTCTCGGCGCTCATGGCCGCCAACGTGTTCGAGCGTTATCCGAACGTACGTGTCGCCTTCGGCGAGAGCGGATGCGGGTGGATCCCCTACGCCCTGGAGCGCATGGATTTCGAGTGGGAGGATCGCTTTCAGGACCTCGGGCTCGAAATGAGACCCAGCGACTACTGGCGGCGTCAATGCAAGGCCACATTCCAGTTCGACATCGTCGGCAGCAAGCTCATCGACGACATGGGCGTAAATACGCTGATGTGGGGCTCCGACTATCCCCACGGCGACGGCGTGTGGCCCGAGTCGGACCGCTACATTCGCGAGCAGTTCGCGCACCTACCGGCGGCCGATGTGCACCGCATCACCTGCGCCAACGCCGTCGAGTTCTACCGGCTGAGCTGA
- a CDS encoding LLM class flavin-dependent oxidoreductase produces the protein MSFGVFYELQLPKPWSDGAEHRLVHEALEQVRLADRLGIHHAWAVEHHFLEEYSHCSASDVFLSVLAACTRDIRLGFGIRQVIPHYNHPARTAESVAMLDLISSGRVEFGIGEGATRLELHGFGIPAKEKQALSLESAEQIANMMVLEPYPGYEGKGFSMPCRNVIPKPLQKPHPPMWLACTNRKTIETAARNGLRALAFTFVDPEEAKTWSDIYYGIIRSEECVPIGHRVNANMALVAGFSLHQDAEEARRRGEDGFAFFRYVINALVANDARPGYSTLWEEYETLKGRDLPTIAAPAIGTPEQAHPPHRRLRGGRRRSDHLPSAGWQEPPRAHLRKPRAVRRRGAAPVEERRARREADKAQALGPYLEQALARKRRMAPLAEEDVPVVPASQEREAYYRK, from the coding sequence ATGAGTTTCGGAGTCTTCTACGAGCTGCAGTTGCCGAAACCCTGGAGCGACGGCGCGGAGCATCGGCTGGTCCATGAGGCGCTGGAACAGGTGCGCCTCGCCGACCGGCTGGGAATTCACCACGCGTGGGCGGTGGAGCACCACTTCCTGGAGGAGTATTCCCATTGCTCGGCGTCCGACGTGTTCCTCTCGGTGCTGGCCGCCTGCACCCGGGACATCCGCCTCGGCTTCGGCATCCGCCAGGTGATTCCCCACTACAACCATCCGGCCCGGACGGCCGAATCCGTGGCCATGCTCGACCTGATCTCGAGCGGCCGGGTGGAGTTCGGCATCGGCGAGGGGGCGACGCGGCTCGAGCTGCACGGCTTCGGAATCCCGGCGAAGGAGAAGCAGGCGCTGTCGCTCGAGTCCGCGGAGCAGATCGCCAACATGATGGTGCTGGAGCCGTACCCCGGCTACGAAGGGAAAGGCTTCTCGATGCCCTGTCGCAACGTGATCCCGAAGCCCCTGCAGAAGCCTCATCCGCCCATGTGGCTGGCCTGCACCAACCGCAAGACCATCGAGACGGCCGCCAGGAACGGGCTCCGCGCGTTGGCGTTCACCTTCGTGGATCCGGAGGAGGCGAAAACCTGGTCGGACATCTACTACGGCATCATCCGGTCGGAGGAGTGTGTGCCGATCGGCCACCGGGTCAACGCCAACATGGCGCTCGTGGCCGGGTTTTCCCTGCACCAGGACGCCGAGGAAGCGCGGCGGCGTGGTGAGGATGGCTTCGCCTTCTTTCGGTATGTCATCAACGCGCTGGTGGCCAACGACGCCCGGCCCGGGTATTCGACGCTCTGGGAGGAATACGAGACGCTCAAGGGCCGCGATCTTCCCACCATCGCGGCACCGGCGATCGGCACGCCGGAGCAAGCTCACCCGCCACATCGAAGACTTCGAGGCGGTCGGCGTCGATCAGATCATCTTCCTTCAGCAGGGTGGCAAGAACCGCCACGAGCACATCTGCGAAAGCCTCGAGCTGTTCGGCGCCGAGGTGCTGCGCCGGTCGAGGAACGCCGCGCCCGCCGCGAGGCCGACAAGGCGCAAGCGCTGGGGCCCTATCTGGAGCAGGCGCTCGCGCGCAAGCGCCGGATGGCGCCGCTGGCGGAGGAGGACGTGCCGGTGGTGCCGGCGTCGCAAGAGCGGGAGGCCTACTACCGGAAGTAG
- a CDS encoding acyl-CoA dehydrogenase family protein, whose amino-acid sequence MNEPAAEQVREEARAWLAEHWDSELPLAEWRRRLVSSGWGCPTWPAAWFGKGLSEALGEVVQAEFRRAGAVGVASSGVRMLAAATLLEHGSEEQKARLLPRILTGEDTWCQLFSEPGSGSDLAGLTTRAELNRDTWIVNGQKVWTTSAHHARYGMLLARTDWDVPKHRGLSFFVLEIEQPGVEVRPLRQMNGHASFNEVFMTDARVPRDMLVGKPGGGWQVALTTLAHERRLADGMRTWGQAERGEGRVYRELREEQARVMEPYKWYPQRAGRVDLILPVARASGRLPDPVVRQEIARALMLERAAQWTARRARAARALGQPPGPEGSLGKLAASVVARAAARAHAAAVGPDALLAGENAPAEGMVAEVLLSVPAISIAGGTDEIQRNIIAERVLGLPKEPRDDVDVPFRDVRRNPSNVSR is encoded by the coding sequence ATGAATGAGCCGGCCGCCGAGCAGGTACGCGAAGAGGCGCGCGCCTGGCTCGCCGAACACTGGGATTCCGAGCTGCCCCTCGCGGAATGGCGTCGGCGCCTGGTGTCTTCCGGCTGGGGCTGTCCTACCTGGCCGGCGGCGTGGTTCGGCAAAGGGCTCTCCGAGGCGCTCGGGGAAGTCGTGCAGGCGGAGTTCCGCCGGGCCGGCGCCGTGGGGGTGGCGTCGTCGGGCGTGCGCATGCTCGCGGCAGCCACGCTGCTCGAGCATGGCAGCGAGGAGCAGAAGGCCAGGCTGCTGCCGCGCATCCTCACCGGGGAAGACACCTGGTGTCAGTTGTTCAGTGAGCCCGGCAGCGGCTCTGATCTGGCGGGACTCACCACCCGCGCAGAGCTCAACCGCGATACCTGGATCGTCAACGGGCAGAAGGTCTGGACGACCAGCGCGCATCACGCCCGGTACGGCATGCTGCTGGCCCGCACCGATTGGGACGTGCCGAAGCACCGTGGCCTGAGCTTCTTCGTGCTCGAGATCGAGCAGCCGGGCGTGGAGGTCCGGCCGTTGCGGCAGATGAACGGGCATGCCTCGTTCAACGAGGTGTTCATGACCGACGCTCGCGTTCCCCGCGACATGCTGGTGGGAAAACCGGGCGGTGGCTGGCAGGTGGCGCTGACGACGCTCGCCCACGAGCGGCGGCTGGCCGACGGCATGCGCACCTGGGGGCAGGCCGAACGGGGCGAAGGCCGGGTCTACCGAGAGCTGCGGGAAGAGCAGGCCCGGGTAATGGAGCCCTACAAGTGGTACCCCCAGCGGGCTGGGCGCGTCGATCTGATTCTGCCGGTCGCTCGGGCAAGCGGACGTCTCCCGGACCCGGTAGTGCGCCAGGAGATCGCCCGGGCGTTGATGCTCGAGCGGGCGGCCCAGTGGACGGCGCGGCGCGCACGTGCGGCCCGTGCGCTGGGGCAACCGCCGGGGCCGGAGGGCTCGCTCGGCAAGCTCGCCGCCAGCGTCGTGGCCCGGGCAGCGGCCCGGGCCCATGCCGCCGCCGTAGGCCCCGATGCCCTGCTAGCCGGGGAGAATGCCCCGGCCGAGGGCATGGTGGCGGAGGTGCTGCTGTCGGTACCCGCCATCTCCATCGCCGGCGGCACCGACGAAATCCAGCGCAATATCATCGCAGAACGAGTGCTCGGACTGCCGAAGGAGCCCCGAGACGACGTCGACGTGCCGTTTCGCGACGTGCGCAGGAATCCATCGAACGTCTCGAGGTGA
- a CDS encoding acyl-CoA dehydrogenase family protein has translation MSQLSFSDEQRQFRDFVARFFREQSPVARARELMLSEAGYDPELWRRLGGELGLTGVHVPEAYGGQGFGAVELGIVLEEMGRVAYCGPYFGSAVLATYALLEGATAAQQERWLPELAAGGVIGSLAVAETGGGWEAETVRASARQSAGRWRLEGTKSYVLDGRIADFFIVAARESGSTGAEGLSLFVVQAGAAGLEVEPLQTIDATRRLSRLRLSGVDAELLGEPGAAAPALRRVLDRAAVALASEMVGGAQALLDSAVSYAKLRVQFGRLIGSFQAIKHRCADMLLAVELAKSAAYGAAEVAAREASADELGEAAALAKALAAEAFLQAAVDTIQIHGGIGFTWENDTHLYFKRARGSEFLLGTPAEFRDRFVEYVSAREAAHE, from the coding sequence ATGAGCCAGTTGAGCTTCAGTGACGAGCAGCGTCAGTTCCGCGACTTCGTGGCCAGATTCTTCCGTGAGCAGTCGCCGGTGGCACGTGCCCGGGAATTGATGCTCAGCGAAGCGGGTTACGATCCCGAACTGTGGCGGCGGCTCGGCGGCGAGCTCGGGCTCACCGGCGTTCACGTTCCCGAGGCATACGGGGGCCAGGGGTTCGGCGCGGTGGAGCTCGGCATCGTCCTCGAGGAGATGGGTCGGGTCGCGTACTGCGGACCCTACTTCGGCTCCGCGGTGCTGGCGACGTACGCACTGCTCGAGGGGGCCACGGCGGCGCAGCAGGAACGCTGGTTGCCGGAACTGGCCGCCGGAGGCGTCATCGGCTCGCTGGCCGTCGCCGAGACCGGAGGTGGCTGGGAAGCCGAGACCGTGCGGGCCAGCGCGCGGCAGTCGGCGGGAAGGTGGCGGCTGGAAGGCACCAAGAGCTACGTACTCGACGGCCGGATCGCCGACTTTTTCATCGTCGCCGCCCGGGAGTCGGGTAGTACCGGCGCCGAGGGATTGTCGCTGTTCGTCGTGCAGGCGGGCGCCGCCGGGCTCGAGGTGGAGCCTCTGCAGACCATCGATGCCACCCGCCGGTTGAGCCGCCTGCGCCTGTCGGGGGTCGATGCGGAGCTCCTGGGAGAACCGGGGGCCGCGGCGCCCGCCCTGCGCCGGGTGCTCGACCGGGCGGCGGTGGCGCTGGCCAGCGAGATGGTCGGCGGCGCTCAGGCGCTGCTCGACTCGGCGGTGAGTTACGCCAAGCTGCGCGTGCAGTTCGGCCGTCTGATCGGGTCGTTCCAGGCGATAAAGCACAGGTGCGCGGACATGTTGCTTGCGGTCGAGCTGGCCAAGTCGGCCGCCTACGGGGCCGCGGAGGTGGCGGCTCGGGAGGCATCAGCCGACGAGCTGGGCGAGGCTGCGGCGTTGGCGAAGGCCCTCGCCGCAGAGGCTTTTCTGCAGGCGGCGGTGGATACCATTCAGATCCACGGAGGCATCGGCTTCACGTGGGAGAACGATACGCATCTGTACTTCAAGCGGGCGAGGGGCTCCGAATTTCTGCTGGGCACGCCGGCGGAGTTCCGCGACCGCTTCGTCGAGTACGTGAGCGCACGGGAGGCAGCCCATGAATGA
- a CDS encoding isocitrate/isopropylmalate family dehydrogenase, translating into MSKTVALIPGEDAAPEAFLPTVELLGRLDLDIGWVWPQVGIPAQEASGDPFPPEARQAIDDSDATLFGATSGPSGRALRYLRWGRDTYANVRPARWMPGARSPLRDPSGVDLVIVRENTEDVYVGVEGDLRSLDGVGLVSRLHRRPVAQMGEGRFALKVITEARTRKIVEFGCTLALERAEQRGRPPKVTTGTKHNISPVADGYFLEVARETARQFPEVAFESLLADDLVHKLVMRPQAFDVIVLPNLYGDLFSDAAAAVVGGLGLGPSGCYGEDYGYFESAHGTAPDIAGTNTINPTATLLSAAMMLDYLGCAQAARRLTEGVERVYAEGRCLTPDQGGAATTTEFCNAVARAMGIGGR; encoded by the coding sequence ATGAGCAAAACGGTCGCCCTGATACCGGGTGAGGACGCCGCGCCGGAAGCGTTCCTGCCCACCGTCGAGCTGCTCGGGCGGCTGGATCTGGACATCGGCTGGGTATGGCCGCAGGTGGGCATCCCGGCGCAGGAAGCCAGCGGCGATCCGTTTCCACCCGAGGCCCGGCAGGCCATCGACGATTCGGATGCGACCCTGTTCGGCGCCACCAGCGGTCCCAGCGGTCGGGCGCTGCGCTATCTTCGCTGGGGACGAGACACTTACGCGAACGTGCGTCCGGCCCGGTGGATGCCCGGTGCGCGCAGCCCGCTGCGCGACCCGAGCGGGGTGGATCTAGTGATCGTCCGGGAGAACACGGAGGACGTCTACGTCGGCGTCGAGGGCGATCTGCGATCGCTGGACGGGGTGGGGCTGGTCAGCCGGTTGCATCGCCGTCCGGTCGCGCAGATGGGCGAGGGGCGCTTCGCGCTCAAGGTCATCACCGAGGCGCGCACCCGCAAGATCGTCGAGTTCGGTTGCACCCTCGCGCTCGAGCGCGCCGAGCAGCGTGGACGGCCGCCGAAGGTGACGACGGGCACCAAGCACAACATCTCCCCTGTGGCGGATGGATACTTCCTCGAGGTGGCTCGCGAAACCGCACGGCAGTTCCCGGAGGTCGCCTTCGAGAGCCTGCTGGCGGACGATCTCGTGCACAAGCTCGTCATGAGGCCGCAGGCGTTCGACGTGATTGTGCTGCCGAACCTCTACGGCGACCTGTTCTCCGATGCCGCCGCGGCGGTGGTGGGCGGTCTCGGCCTCGGCCCTAGCGGCTGCTACGGCGAGGATTACGGCTATTTCGAGTCCGCCCACGGCACCGCCCCGGACATCGCGGGTACGAACACCATCAACCCGACGGCCACGCTGTTGTCGGCGGCGATGATGCTCGACTATCTCGGCTGTGCGCAGGCGGCCCGGCGGTTGACGGAGGGGGTCGAGCGCGTCTATGCCGAAGGCCGGTGCTTGACGCCCGATCAGGGCGGCGCCGCCACCACGACCGAATTCTGCAACGCGGTGGCCCGCGCGATGGGTATCGGGGGTCGATGA